The following proteins are encoded in a genomic region of Thermodesulfobacteriota bacterium:
- a CDS encoding AbrB/MazE/SpoVT family DNA-binding domain-containing protein, translating to MKSSEEFVRTVTQKGQVTIPAEVRKLLGVSPHDKVAFVVEDKRVRLTSTKSIVERTAGVFKSDKPTRTAAELREEAQQAMAEESLERFNRPHKRRMK from the coding sequence ATGAAATCGTCCGAAGAATTTGTTAGGACAGTGACTCAGAAGGGCCAAGTGACCATCCCGGCTGAGGTTCGTAAGCTCTTGGGCGTGAGCCCTCATGATAAGGTAGCCTTCGTGGTTGAAGATAAACGGGTACGACTTACTTCAACAAAAAGCATTGTAGAGCGCACTGCTGGGGTGTTTAAAAGCGATAAACCAACCCGCACGGCTGCAGAGTTACGAGAGGAAGCTCAACAAGCCATGGCGGAAGAGTCTCTAGAGCGGTTCAATCGCCCTCACAAAAGGCGTATGAAGTGA
- a CDS encoding PIN domain-containing protein, translated as MSAIFLDTNVLLRHLIHDDPKQSTRATDFLHRIEQGEIQARISELVIFETVFTLERSYRQLKARIREILLPLISMPGIILPNKRRWKRVFNLYVDLNLPFADAYHVGLMEELKLTEIATFDTDFDRVPGIKRIKL; from the coding sequence ATGTCTGCAATATTCCTAGATACCAACGTACTACTTCGACATCTTATCCATGATGATCCGAAGCAATCAACAAGAGCAACGGACTTTTTACATCGAATTGAACAAGGTGAGATTCAGGCGCGTATCTCTGAACTAGTTATATTTGAAACGGTTTTTACTCTGGAAAGGAGTTATCGACAACTGAAGGCAAGAATTCGCGAAATCCTTCTGCCCTTGATCTCAATGCCTGGAATTATCTTACCCAATAAGCGGCGATGGAAGAGGGTTTTTAATTTATATGTAGACCTTAACCTTCCATTCGCAGATGCCTACCACGTGGGACTCATGGAAGAATTAAAATTAACCGAGATTGCTACTTTTGACACCGATTTTGACCGTGTTCCTGGAATCAAACGAATTAAGCTCTAG